The proteins below are encoded in one region of Pontibacter deserti:
- the cysQ gene encoding 3'(2'),5'-bisphosphate nucleotidase CysQ: MGTNRTVHVPQLLETAREAALQAGKAIMDVYLSGNFGETTKQDTSPLTLADKAAHDIITQHLQPTGLPILSEEGKHATFDVRKNWNRYWIIDPLDGTKEFLKRNGEFTVNIALMQQNRPIAGVVFAPVLDTLYFGSQQTGVYKQTGGETISLLPLPERITIAKLLQKPEVTVIASRTHLTPETVAFTDQFRKVQFTTMGSSLKFMLLAENKADIYPRYAPTMEWDTAAAHAILHALGKGIYQTDLQTELEYNKPDLLNPSFVAF; encoded by the coding sequence TTGGGCACAAACAGAACTGTTCATGTTCCTCAATTGCTCGAAACAGCCCGAGAGGCCGCACTTCAGGCTGGTAAAGCAATTATGGATGTATACTTATCCGGAAATTTTGGTGAGACTACAAAACAGGATACCTCTCCCTTAACACTTGCCGATAAAGCAGCACACGACATCATAACGCAACACCTGCAACCTACAGGGCTGCCTATACTTTCTGAAGAAGGAAAACACGCAACTTTTGACGTCCGGAAAAACTGGAACAGGTACTGGATAATTGATCCGCTGGATGGCACCAAGGAATTTCTGAAGCGCAACGGCGAATTTACAGTAAATATCGCGCTGATGCAGCAAAACAGACCGATTGCGGGCGTTGTATTTGCTCCTGTTTTAGATACGTTATACTTTGGATCGCAGCAAACAGGTGTGTACAAACAAACAGGCGGAGAAACTATAAGCTTGCTCCCATTACCCGAAAGGATAACAATTGCAAAGCTTCTGCAGAAACCCGAAGTTACAGTTATTGCCTCCAGAACACACCTTACACCAGAGACGGTAGCATTTACAGACCAGTTCCGGAAAGTGCAGTTTACAACTATGGGCAGCTCTCTTAAGTTTATGTTGCTGGCAGAAAACAAAGCCGACATTTATCCCCGTTATGCACCAACCATGGAATGGGACACTGCAGCGGCACACGCTATACTTCACGCACTTGGCAAAGGCATCTACCAGACTGATCTGCAAACCGAACTGGAGTACAACAAACCAGACCTGCTTAATCCTTCTTTTGTAGCTTTTTGA
- the cysC gene encoding adenylyl-sulfate kinase, which produces MRNIFPFQSKLSSDQRSRQMQQAPRLIWFTGLSGSGKSTLALRLEHHLFHLGFKVYLLDGDNLRSGLNSDLGFNNDDRKENIRRVGEVAKLMLDAGLIVICAFISPFEEERELVKNLVGEEKFTEVYVNCPLTICEARDTKGLYQKARKGVIADFTGISAPYEPPVSPCVEVQTGEESIDESVYKLINFIEPLLEVQEKSSTLLSEWSLKPEAFTFLP; this is translated from the coding sequence ATGAGAAATATTTTTCCTTTCCAGTCAAAGTTAAGCTCTGATCAGCGCAGCCGGCAGATGCAACAAGCGCCACGCCTGATCTGGTTTACAGGCCTGTCAGGGTCAGGTAAAAGCACCCTTGCTTTACGCCTGGAGCATCACCTTTTTCATCTGGGCTTTAAAGTATACTTACTTGATGGCGACAACCTGCGCAGCGGGCTGAACAGCGACCTTGGATTTAATAACGACGATAGGAAAGAGAATATCAGGCGTGTAGGCGAAGTGGCAAAACTGATGCTGGATGCAGGCCTGATAGTGATCTGCGCTTTTATTTCGCCTTTCGAAGAAGAGAGAGAACTTGTAAAGAATCTGGTAGGAGAAGAGAAGTTTACAGAAGTTTACGTGAACTGCCCGCTTACCATCTGCGAAGCCCGCGATACCAAAGGGCTTTATCAAAAGGCAAGAAAAGGTGTTATCGCTGATTTTACAGGTATAAGTGCACCTTATGAGCCACCGGTTTCACCTTGCGTTGAAGTGCAGACTGGGGAAGAATCTATTGATGAATCTGTTTACAAACTGATAAATTTTATAGAGCCACTTCTGGAAGTACAGGAAAAATCAAGCACACTGCTTTCTGAATGGAGTTTAAAACCTGAGGCTTTTACATTTCTGCCTTAA
- a CDS encoding GlxA family transcriptional regulator gives MKDVAILVPESSVMQAIADPRYLLTAVNQFMAVSGKEPLFNVQLVGLKKEVILNDGLFTVHTDKQLKDVNKADIVFIPALAGDMPTAVAANQELIPWIVEQYDGGAEVASLCVGAFLLASTGLLNGKKCSTHWGFAGELREMFPEVEVVDGSIVTEENRLYSSGGANSYWNLLLYLVEKYTDRETAILASKYFAIDIDRNSQAAFAMFKGQKDHPDAAVRTAQEFIENNFNDKITVDQLADKVAIGRRSFERRFLKATNNSVLEYIQRVKIEAAKRSFESSRKNINEVMFDVGYTDTKAFRTIFKKITGLTPIEYRNKYNKLVLK, from the coding sequence ATGAAAGATGTCGCTATTTTAGTACCGGAATCATCCGTGATGCAGGCCATTGCAGACCCGCGTTATCTGCTAACGGCGGTAAACCAGTTTATGGCAGTATCAGGTAAAGAGCCCTTGTTTAATGTGCAGCTGGTGGGCTTGAAAAAAGAAGTTATACTGAACGACGGACTCTTTACAGTACACACTGATAAACAGCTAAAAGATGTAAATAAGGCTGACATTGTGTTTATACCTGCGCTTGCCGGCGATATGCCTACCGCGGTAGCTGCAAACCAAGAGCTCATCCCCTGGATTGTAGAGCAATACGATGGCGGTGCTGAAGTGGCATCGTTGTGTGTGGGTGCATTTTTGCTGGCTTCTACCGGACTGCTTAATGGCAAAAAGTGCTCCACCCACTGGGGCTTTGCCGGCGAGCTGAGAGAAATGTTTCCGGAAGTGGAAGTGGTAGACGGAAGTATAGTTACCGAAGAGAACCGGTTATACTCCAGTGGGGGTGCAAACTCTTACTGGAACCTGCTCTTATACCTGGTTGAAAAGTATACCGACCGTGAAACTGCCATCCTTGCCTCTAAGTATTTTGCCATAGACATAGATCGGAACAGCCAGGCCGCATTTGCGATGTTTAAAGGCCAGAAAGATCACCCGGATGCTGCTGTGCGTACGGCGCAGGAGTTTATAGAAAATAATTTTAATGACAAGATCACCGTGGATCAGCTGGCAGATAAAGTAGCTATAGGCCGCAGAAGCTTTGAGCGGCGCTTTCTAAAAGCGACCAACAACTCAGTGCTGGAATATATACAACGGGTTAAAATAGAAGCTGCCAAACGTAGCTTTGAGAGTAGCCGCAAAAATATAAATGAAGTTATGTTTGATGTTGGCTACACCGATACAAAAGCCTTCCGTACCATTTTTAAAAAGATCACTGGCCTTACCCCGATCGAATACCGCAACAAGTATAACAAACTTGTTCTAAAATAA
- a CDS encoding sulfotransferase domain-containing protein, with protein sequence MKILQGGAPKCGNFWLYQILQQLLQKSGTDTTSYIQKQPIYTLAKEWDLNYPSQASIDVLDITDLQYSYRISSIFKMPVEDIRNYISQTNHVWTHSPICKRSGELLNLFDKKVYIVRDPRDRAISASKYYTSAYMLKYYPQEITEPEKYLESHFNDLMQEWVWHVFDHLRLSKEHHIHICFYEGFLLDFQAELGRLLQYLGITLSQEEREELQDAMSFDTLKKHNPKHLKKGQSGYWMNHLTKEQAEQANVIAGPLIRFLGYPTTIGQPMSYAVTPPHQDFERLKEEIIASQEILYQE encoded by the coding sequence ATGAAAATACTGCAGGGCGGCGCACCCAAATGTGGCAACTTCTGGCTTTACCAGATCTTACAGCAACTGCTGCAAAAATCAGGAACAGATACAACCAGTTACATCCAAAAGCAACCCATTTATACGTTAGCAAAAGAGTGGGATCTGAATTACCCGAGCCAGGCCAGCATTGATGTATTGGACATAACTGACCTCCAGTATAGTTACCGCATCAGCAGCATTTTTAAAATGCCTGTTGAAGATATAAGAAATTACATTTCACAAACAAATCACGTCTGGACACATTCCCCGATCTGTAAGCGCAGCGGTGAGTTGCTAAACTTGTTCGATAAGAAAGTGTACATTGTCCGAGACCCGCGTGACAGGGCTATATCGGCTTCTAAATATTATACTTCAGCTTATATGCTCAAGTACTACCCGCAGGAAATAACTGAGCCGGAAAAGTATCTAGAAAGTCACTTTAACGATTTGATGCAGGAGTGGGTTTGGCATGTATTCGACCACTTGCGGTTAAGTAAAGAACACCACATTCACATCTGTTTTTACGAAGGATTCCTGCTTGATTTCCAGGCAGAGTTGGGTCGTTTGCTGCAGTATTTAGGCATAACACTTAGCCAGGAGGAGAGGGAAGAACTACAGGATGCAATGAGCTTTGATACACTGAAAAAACATAACCCGAAACATCTTAAAAAAGGACAATCTGGCTACTGGATGAACCACCTCACAAAAGAACAGGCAGAGCAGGCAAACGTAATTGCAGGTCCTCTGATCAGGTTTCTGGGATATCCTACAACTATAGGACAACCTATGTCTTATGCTGTGACCCCACCACACCAAGATTTTGAGCGGCTAAAGGAGGAAATCATCGCCTCACAGGAAATTTTGTATCAGGAATAA
- the cysD gene encoding sulfate adenylyltransferase subunit CysD, producing MSKYTLDYLDQLESEAIHILREVAGQFEKSVLLFSGGKDSVVLVHLALKAFRPGRLPFPLLHIDTGHNFPEVLAFRDSLVAHIGEQLIIRYVEDTIKIKKLTEPAGLFSSRNALQGNTLLDAIEEFGFDACIGGARRDEEKARAKERIFSVRDAFGQWNPKLQRPELWNTYNGKIHPGENVRVFPISNWTELDVWHYIQRENIELPALYFAHERAVMEHQGNLMAVPDAIPQNQSQTILKKTVRYRTVGDMTCTAAIESGATTVEAIIAELTAASTSERGNTRIDDTVSEAAMEDRKKNGYF from the coding sequence ATGAGCAAGTATACACTCGATTATTTAGATCAACTGGAGTCAGAAGCTATTCATATTCTGCGGGAAGTGGCAGGGCAGTTCGAGAAATCTGTGTTGCTTTTTTCAGGTGGCAAAGACTCCGTAGTTCTTGTTCACCTTGCCCTCAAAGCCTTCCGTCCGGGGCGACTGCCTTTCCCGCTGCTGCACATCGATACCGGCCATAATTTCCCTGAAGTTCTAGCGTTTCGTGACAGTTTAGTCGCACACATTGGAGAGCAACTCATCATCCGTTATGTAGAAGATACCATTAAGATAAAAAAGCTGACCGAACCAGCAGGGTTATTTTCCAGCCGGAATGCGTTGCAGGGGAATACGTTGCTGGATGCTATTGAAGAGTTTGGGTTTGATGCCTGTATTGGTGGCGCACGCCGCGATGAAGAGAAAGCCCGGGCCAAAGAAAGGATCTTTTCGGTAAGAGATGCTTTCGGGCAATGGAACCCAAAACTGCAGCGCCCTGAACTATGGAATACCTATAACGGCAAAATTCATCCCGGCGAAAATGTGCGTGTGTTCCCAATCAGTAACTGGACAGAACTGGACGTATGGCACTACATACAACGGGAAAATATAGAACTGCCAGCGCTATACTTTGCACACGAACGGGCAGTGATGGAGCACCAGGGAAACCTGATGGCTGTACCTGATGCTATCCCACAAAACCAGTCCCAAACTATACTTAAGAAAACTGTTCGCTACCGAACCGTAGGCGACATGACCTGCACAGCAGCAATAGAATCTGGAGCCACTACCGTTGAAGCCATTATTGCAGAATTAACTGCAGCAAGCACCAGCGAAAGAGGCAACACCCGCATCGACGATACAGTATCAGAAGCCGCCATGGAAGACAGAAAAAAGAACGGCTACTTTTAA
- a CDS encoding VOC family protein gives MIEQKIRPCLWFNNEAEDAAKFYTSIFRDSKIGKIAYYGEGAPMPKGTVLTVSFLLEGQEFTALNGGPNFIFSPAISFVVNCQTQDEIDYYWEKLSADPAQEQCGWLKDKFGVSWQIVPEILDELMSAQDQQRSERVMQALLQMKKLVISDLVKAAENQWTSAHT, from the coding sequence ATGATAGAGCAAAAGATAAGACCTTGTTTATGGTTTAACAATGAGGCCGAAGATGCGGCTAAGTTTTATACTTCAATTTTCAGGGACTCCAAAATTGGGAAGATTGCTTATTATGGGGAAGGTGCACCGATGCCTAAAGGCACAGTGTTAACTGTAAGCTTCCTACTGGAAGGACAGGAGTTTACAGCACTGAATGGCGGGCCAAACTTTATTTTTTCTCCTGCTATATCTTTTGTGGTAAACTGCCAGACACAGGATGAAATTGATTACTACTGGGAGAAACTTTCTGCGGACCCGGCACAGGAGCAATGTGGCTGGCTGAAAGATAAATTCGGTGTATCGTGGCAGATAGTGCCGGAAATTTTAGATGAACTGATGAGTGCACAGGACCAGCAAAGATCAGAACGTGTGATGCAAGCCCTCTTGCAAATGAAGAAACTGGTAATTTCTGATCTGGTTAAAGCAGCTGAAAACCAATGGACATCCGCTCATACCTGA
- a CDS encoding sigma-54-dependent transcriptional regulator, whose translation MLLKKASILIVDDDTDVLTAVRLLLRTQVKEIITEKNPDNIPAILKKQDFDVILLDMNFKSALNTGNEGLYWLRKIKELKSEAAVIMITAYGAIDLAINSVKEGAFDFIVKPWHNEKLLGTITAAIEKKSGGAKVSSPNYSQPPSIGSELLGESEVMQDIFYKISKVAPTDANILILGENGTGKELIAKAIHQQSLRADKPFIKVDVGALTESLFETELFGHKKGAFTDAREDRAGRFEAADKGTIFLDEIGNISLHQQSKLLSVLQNRQVIRVGANEPVAIDVRLICATNVTLAELANESRFRKDLIYRINTVEITVPPLRKRGNDILLLATHFGAVYANKYMKPVPEFSKSAQEKLLHYHYPGNVRELQYAIERAVIMADNAVLEADDILFSPIETAPAKEVTVQETNLEELEKVTINRVLQMHGGNLTKAAKELGITRTALYRRMNKYGF comes from the coding sequence ATGTTATTAAAGAAGGCCTCCATACTTATTGTAGACGATGACACAGATGTACTTACTGCTGTGCGCTTACTTTTACGGACACAGGTAAAGGAAATTATTACTGAAAAAAACCCTGATAATATTCCCGCCATACTTAAGAAGCAGGACTTCGATGTAATTCTGCTGGACATGAACTTTAAGAGCGCCCTGAACACAGGCAATGAAGGCTTGTACTGGCTCCGAAAAATAAAAGAACTGAAGTCTGAGGCAGCCGTGATCATGATTACGGCCTATGGTGCCATAGACCTGGCCATAAATTCTGTAAAAGAAGGAGCATTCGATTTTATAGTGAAGCCCTGGCATAATGAGAAGTTGCTGGGCACCATAACGGCAGCCATTGAGAAAAAATCCGGCGGTGCAAAAGTTTCCTCTCCTAACTATAGCCAGCCGCCTTCTATAGGTTCTGAGTTACTGGGCGAATCAGAAGTTATGCAAGACATCTTTTACAAGATCAGCAAGGTTGCTCCTACCGATGCCAACATCCTGATATTAGGGGAAAATGGTACCGGTAAAGAGCTTATAGCAAAAGCCATACACCAACAATCCCTGAGAGCCGACAAACCTTTTATAAAAGTTGATGTAGGCGCGCTGACAGAATCCCTTTTTGAAACAGAATTATTCGGCCATAAGAAAGGGGCTTTTACCGATGCCCGCGAAGACCGCGCCGGCCGGTTTGAAGCAGCAGACAAGGGTACTATCTTCCTGGATGAGATCGGCAACATCTCGCTGCACCAGCAGTCGAAACTATTGAGCGTTCTACAGAACAGGCAGGTGATACGTGTAGGCGCTAACGAGCCTGTTGCTATTGATGTGCGGTTGATTTGTGCCACCAACGTAACATTAGCAGAACTGGCCAACGAATCCCGTTTCAGAAAAGACCTGATCTACAGGATAAATACCGTAGAAATTACAGTACCCCCTCTGCGTAAAAGGGGCAACGACATTCTGCTGCTTGCAACACATTTTGGTGCTGTTTACGCAAACAAGTATATGAAGCCGGTGCCGGAATTCAGCAAGTCCGCCCAGGAAAAACTCCTCCATTACCACTACCCCGGCAATGTACGGGAGCTGCAGTATGCCATTGAGCGTGCAGTTATCATGGCTGACAACGCTGTGCTTGAAGCTGATGATATTCTGTTCTCTCCTATTGAAACAGCCCCGGCAAAGGAAGTAACAGTACAGGAAACGAACCTGGAGGAACTGGAGAAAGTAACTATAAACCGCGTGCTCCAAATGCATGGCGGCAACCTTACGAAAGCTGCCAAGGAATTAGGTATCACCAGAACAGCCTTATACAGGCGCATGAACAAGTATGGGTTCTAA
- a CDS encoding SRPBCC family protein: protein MIMETVNKTAITVETTVNAPVSKVWEYWTEPAHITKWNQASDDWHAPYAENDLKTGGKFKTTMAAKDGSMSFDFEGVYTLVKELEALEYTIADGRKVSITFTNKGNETAIVETFEAEDTFPVDMQKSGWQAILDNFKKYVEAN from the coding sequence ATGATAATGGAAACAGTAAACAAGACAGCTATTACAGTGGAAACTACAGTTAATGCCCCAGTATCGAAAGTATGGGAGTACTGGACTGAACCTGCCCACATTACTAAATGGAATCAGGCATCAGATGACTGGCATGCCCCATACGCTGAGAATGATCTTAAGACCGGAGGCAAGTTTAAAACAACTATGGCCGCCAAAGATGGAAGTATGAGCTTTGATTTTGAAGGAGTTTATACTTTAGTAAAAGAGCTGGAAGCGTTAGAATATACTATTGCAGATGGCAGAAAAGTAAGTATAACCTTTACAAATAAAGGTAATGAAACTGCGATAGTAGAAACTTTTGAAGCAGAAGATACTTTTCCGGTGGATATGCAAAAAAGTGGATGGCAGGCTATACTTGATAACTTTAAAAAGTATGTGGAAGCCAATTAG
- a CDS encoding sulfate adenylyltransferase subunit 1: MDILRFITAGSVDNGKSTLIGRLLHDSKAIYADQLLAMEQQSRSNAAGCIDLALLTDGLRAEREQGITIDVAYKYFSTAVRKFIIADTPGHVQYTRNMVTGASTADLAVILIDARQGVAEQTKRHTLISSLLGIPNLVVAVNKIDLVSYSRDIFEQIVADYQVLIKDFGLKSVSFIPISALKGDNVVSRSTEMSWYNGDTLLQVLEQVEVKKSVNLKDARFPVQYVIRPQTEELPDYRGYAGKIISGIYRKGDKVIILPAGTESTISKIETASSEVDEAFAPQSVVLQLSDAVDVSRGDMIVKKDSVPAMSQELEVMLCWLDNKPLTIGAKYLLQLNSTTTKAIVTGIAYRINIETLQQEPEPGQANLNDIVKASIKTAIPLPHDAYSRLRENGGAILIDENSCATVAACMIQ, encoded by the coding sequence ATGGATATACTTCGGTTTATTACGGCAGGTAGTGTAGATAACGGCAAAAGTACGCTTATTGGCAGGCTGCTGCACGATAGCAAAGCTATTTATGCAGACCAATTGCTTGCCATGGAACAACAGAGCAGGAGTAATGCAGCCGGATGCATAGACCTGGCGCTGCTAACGGATGGCCTCAGGGCGGAGAGGGAGCAGGGAATTACCATTGATGTAGCCTATAAATACTTCTCCACAGCTGTGCGCAAATTTATTATTGCTGATACACCGGGGCATGTGCAGTACACCCGTAACATGGTAACCGGGGCTTCTACCGCTGACCTCGCGGTTATACTTATTGATGCACGCCAGGGCGTAGCGGAACAAACAAAACGGCACACGCTTATTTCGTCCCTACTGGGTATCCCAAACCTGGTAGTGGCGGTAAACAAGATTGACCTGGTAAGTTATTCCAGAGATATTTTCGAGCAGATCGTAGCTGACTATCAGGTACTGATCAAAGACTTCGGGTTGAAATCAGTTAGTTTTATACCTATAAGTGCCCTTAAAGGCGACAACGTTGTAAGCAGATCAACGGAAATGTCCTGGTATAATGGCGATACGCTGCTACAGGTTCTGGAGCAAGTGGAAGTGAAGAAAAGTGTTAACCTGAAAGACGCCCGTTTCCCGGTGCAGTATGTGATTCGGCCGCAAACCGAAGAGTTGCCTGATTACCGTGGATATGCCGGAAAAATTATAAGTGGCATTTACCGCAAAGGTGACAAGGTAATTATACTTCCTGCCGGTACAGAAAGCACCATTAGTAAAATAGAAACAGCGTCTAGCGAGGTAGATGAGGCTTTTGCCCCGCAAAGCGTAGTGCTGCAGCTATCGGATGCGGTTGATGTTAGCCGTGGCGATATGATCGTGAAAAAAGATAGTGTGCCCGCCATGTCGCAGGAACTGGAAGTAATGTTATGCTGGCTCGACAATAAGCCGCTAACTATTGGGGCAAAGTACCTGTTGCAGTTAAACAGTACAACCACCAAAGCTATAGTTACCGGCATTGCTTACCGTATCAACATTGAAACACTGCAACAGGAGCCTGAGCCGGGGCAGGCAAATTTAAATGATATTGTAAAAGCAAGTATAAAAACAGCCATACCGCTCCCGCACGATGCTTACTCTCGCCTGAGAGAAAACGGCGGTGCTATTCTGATAGATGAAAACAGTTGTGCTACAGTGGCAGCCTGCATGATCCAATAA
- a CDS encoding VOC family protein, translating to MDIRSYLTFNGNCREAMSFYQQCLGGELYFQTVGDSPFAEKLPPRMKDCIMHSTLTKDSVVLMASDMVGEHALIRGNSVSMMLSCNSEDEIRACYEKLSKGGKQTHVLEYTFWGALFGDLRDKYGNQWLLHYQVSK from the coding sequence ATGGACATCCGCTCATACCTGACCTTCAACGGAAACTGCCGGGAAGCCATGTCTTTTTACCAGCAGTGCCTGGGCGGAGAACTATACTTTCAGACAGTTGGAGATTCGCCGTTTGCTGAAAAATTGCCTCCCCGGATGAAGGACTGCATCATGCATTCCACACTGACCAAGGATTCTGTAGTACTTATGGCCTCGGATATGGTGGGAGAACATGCTTTGATAAGGGGAAATAGTGTTTCGATGATGCTGAGCTGCAACAGCGAAGACGAGATCAGAGCATGTTATGAAAAGCTATCGAAAGGCGGAAAGCAAACACATGTGCTGGAATATACTTTCTGGGGAGCTTTGTTTGGCGACCTCCGGGATAAGTACGGAAACCAATGGTTGCTGCATTATCAGGTAAGTAAATAA
- a CDS encoding ABC transporter permease has product MYRNYFITAYRNLFRHKGFTLINIAGLALGLTACLLIGLFVYDELQYDKFLPDRERVYRIYNDRSAEANTTLAPVPPMFATTLEQNFPEVEETVRILMLQFEANNLVEVGDKRIYESGRFFTDPNFFKVFQLPFKYGSPEKALDDPSSIVISDKFAERVFGDIDPVGQKLSVNKLPYLVKGVFSTEEKFHMPVNFVVPLAAAELPAERMKSWSWQQFYTYVKLKPGTDPELTQTRFRGIVRKQIDPDHNKPYDYVPHLQPLDEVYLYSSDFEYDKFIKGNITYVKALSITAVFILLIACFNFVNLATAKSMQRGKEVGVRKAVGASRGQLMLQFLGETVLLTLISVIFTAALTSLLLPSLNAFTGKEMSFNVFTNPSLLLLLLLLTLVVGVLAGFYPAMVLSGFKPVRVLKSAVVVDTRVGKIQWLRHGLIVVQFALSIFLIICAVVVFRQVSYLHNKDLGFNRDQIMFFQMRGDNMFENYETFKNELKKAPGVKNVSVGYGFPGDATAGDRIIVPRNGEKIHHRVTQLMVDYDYINTLDVKVIAGRDFSKDYKTDAGKAYMINETAVRDLGFGTPEQALGKPLIWQVWNDENPDSLSEGKIIGVVKDFHFKSLYEKVEPTVLQIFPDAYVKVAVKIDAADVAGTIRQVEQVWNKFAPDYPIEYTFLDDTFAKMYKAEDKLKTLLWIFTGIAIFVACLGLFGLAAYAAERRKKEIGIRKVMGAENASIVILLSKEFLKLVVVAALIAFPLAWYAMHQWLQDFAYRIEISWWVFIAAGVIAALVAFITISYQAIKAARVNPVLNLRFD; this is encoded by the coding sequence ATGTACAGGAACTACTTTATAACCGCTTACCGGAACCTCTTCCGACATAAGGGGTTCACGTTGATCAATATTGCAGGTTTAGCACTTGGCTTAACAGCTTGCCTCCTGATAGGCTTGTTTGTGTATGATGAGCTTCAGTATGATAAGTTTCTGCCGGACAGGGAAAGGGTCTATCGCATTTACAACGACAGGTCAGCGGAAGCCAACACAACATTAGCGCCTGTGCCTCCCATGTTTGCCACCACGCTGGAGCAAAACTTCCCGGAGGTAGAAGAGACGGTGCGTATCCTGATGCTGCAGTTTGAAGCCAATAACCTGGTAGAGGTAGGAGATAAACGTATATACGAAAGCGGGCGCTTCTTTACCGATCCTAATTTTTTCAAGGTATTTCAGCTTCCGTTCAAGTATGGCTCTCCCGAAAAAGCCCTCGATGATCCTTCCTCCATCGTTATCTCGGATAAGTTTGCAGAGCGTGTGTTCGGAGACATCGATCCTGTTGGCCAGAAATTATCTGTAAACAAACTGCCTTACCTTGTAAAAGGGGTGTTCAGTACCGAAGAGAAATTTCATATGCCGGTAAACTTTGTAGTGCCTCTGGCAGCGGCTGAGCTGCCTGCCGAGCGCATGAAAAGCTGGTCGTGGCAGCAGTTTTATACTTATGTTAAGCTGAAGCCTGGAACAGACCCGGAACTCACGCAAACCAGGTTCAGAGGTATTGTCAGAAAGCAAATTGACCCGGACCACAACAAGCCTTATGACTATGTGCCGCACCTTCAGCCCCTGGATGAAGTATACCTGTATTCTTCTGATTTCGAATATGACAAGTTCATCAAGGGGAACATCACTTATGTAAAGGCTTTAAGTATAACCGCCGTGTTTATCCTACTGATTGCCTGCTTCAACTTCGTAAACCTGGCTACGGCCAAGTCTATGCAGCGGGGTAAGGAAGTAGGGGTCAGAAAAGCGGTTGGGGCGAGCCGCGGGCAGCTGATGCTTCAGTTCCTGGGCGAAACCGTGCTGCTGACACTTATCAGCGTCATCTTTACTGCGGCGCTTACTTCGCTGCTCCTGCCATCGCTTAACGCATTTACGGGCAAAGAAATGTCTTTTAATGTGTTCACTAACCCATCGCTGCTGTTGCTTTTGCTTTTACTAACACTGGTGGTAGGCGTGCTGGCTGGATTCTATCCGGCTATGGTGTTGTCGGGCTTTAAACCTGTCAGGGTGCTAAAAAGTGCCGTGGTAGTTGATACCCGGGTGGGCAAGATACAATGGCTGCGGCATGGTTTGATCGTGGTGCAGTTTGCCTTATCGATATTCCTGATCATTTGTGCAGTAGTAGTTTTCAGGCAGGTATCTTACCTGCACAACAAAGACTTGGGTTTTAACCGGGATCAGATCATGTTTTTCCAGATGAGGGGAGATAATATGTTCGAGAACTATGAAACATTTAAGAACGAGCTTAAAAAAGCACCGGGCGTAAAGAATGTGTCGGTAGGCTATGGTTTCCCGGGGGATGCCACAGCCGGTGACAGAATCATTGTGCCCAGAAATGGTGAAAAGATACACCACAGGGTTACGCAGTTGATGGTGGATTACGACTATATCAATACGCTCGATGTAAAAGTTATAGCAGGCAGAGATTTCTCAAAAGACTATAAAACAGATGCCGGCAAAGCCTATATGATTAACGAGACAGCTGTAAGAGACCTGGGCTTTGGTACTCCGGAGCAGGCACTCGGAAAACCTTTGATCTGGCAGGTATGGAACGATGAAAATCCTGATTCGCTGAGTGAAGGAAAGATCATTGGTGTGGTGAAGGATTTCCATTTCAAGAGTCTGTATGAGAAGGTAGAGCCAACCGTGCTCCAGATATTCCCTGATGCATACGTGAAGGTAGCAGTGAAAATTGATGCCGCTGATGTAGCTGGTACTATACGGCAGGTAGAGCAAGTATGGAATAAGTTCGCGCCGGATTACCCGATCGAGTATACTTTCTTGGATGATACATTTGCTAAGATGTACAAGGCAGAAGACAAGCTCAAAACCCTGCTTTGGATATTTACCGGCATTGCCATTTTTGTCGCCTGCCTGGGCCTGTTCGGTCTGGCTGCCTATGCTGCGGAGCGCCGCAAAAAAGAGATCGGCATACGCAAAGTTATGGGAGCCGAAAATGCTTCGATCGTAATTTTGCTCTCCAAAGAGTTTCTGAAGCTGGTGGTAGTGGCGGCGCTTATTGCCTTCCCGCTGGCCTGGTATGCCATGCACCAGTGGCTGCAGGATTTTGCTTACCGCATCGAAATATCCTGGTGGGTATTTATAGCAGCAGGTGTTATAGCAGCATTGGTGGCCTTTATAACTATAAGTTACCAGGCTATTAAAGCGGCTAGAGTTAATCCTGTGCTTAACCTCAGATTTGATTAA